The Fimbriimonas ginsengisoli Gsoil 348 genome window below encodes:
- a CDS encoding TolB family protein translates to MSRFRLFTIPFLVLCAVASRAQSLSNIVFEPPSVSPGQSATGYIYMTSNAPTGGVTVTLSVDKAGFTVPASVTIAAGTSTKAFPMTTTTAATGTATITATGGGVTRKILFTALSAGVTQYFERYSVSSSGGQGTLSSGEPAKFLDGDSRKISADGRFVVFSSNAPNLVAKDSNQKMDVFLRDRLYGTTVKVSQRPNGTESDGNSYQPCISADGNWVAFVSEASSLIAANTTTYAKVILWRRINGQLTLASCAPGGSQANKASYQPSISADGHYVAYMSYASDIKPGDTNGVGDIYVYDRVALTNTRASAGDFGEADSESLYPSISSDGRYVAFESNASNLVANDLNGSDDIFVRDMVANTTERVSVTTSGLELDGFSFCPSISNDGNVVTFATYGRNPDLGLGGSSDRPGSALLVRDRQAAVTTVIALPQTTSDYIEPTISGNGRFISFLQYNYTTGTLGTGYIFDRTLGNQVSNFPTTAWDVSFNTDGSRIVFTDFTRNLVPGDTNGKDDVFTTDALAQRPVSIDFVNASDGPTILGGDSATLQVTLRQPAKAGGEKVFLTGGNTFGSFPASVTVPAGAMTATFVFTAAPDAYGGFVPVTCTAAGKSTTLTIETVGSKMTLDTPTVPSGTATVTGRIRLARAPNTQLTYTLSKQGGGPVGITLPASVLVSPGETVKTFDITIGGGSGQSGWTIKAVCSQNFGESIMYAILTITP, encoded by the coding sequence ATGAGCCGATTCAGACTGTTTACGATTCCATTTCTCGTTCTATGCGCCGTTGCTAGCCGAGCCCAGTCTCTAAGCAACATCGTCTTCGAGCCGCCAAGCGTATCGCCGGGACAAAGCGCCACCGGCTATATCTACATGACCTCGAACGCCCCCACCGGGGGAGTGACCGTCACCCTCTCAGTCGACAAGGCCGGCTTCACCGTTCCCGCCTCCGTCACCATCGCCGCCGGCACTTCCACCAAGGCGTTCCCAATGACGACGACCACCGCCGCGACGGGAACGGCGACGATCACCGCGACTGGCGGCGGCGTCACCCGCAAAATACTGTTCACGGCCCTCTCCGCCGGCGTGACCCAGTACTTCGAGCGATACTCCGTTAGCTCCTCCGGCGGGCAGGGAACCTTAAGTAGCGGAGAGCCCGCCAAGTTTCTCGACGGCGACTCGCGCAAAATCAGCGCGGACGGCCGCTTCGTCGTCTTTTCGAGCAACGCTCCCAACCTGGTCGCCAAGGATAGCAACCAGAAGATGGACGTGTTCCTGCGGGACCGACTCTACGGCACCACGGTTAAAGTGTCCCAGCGGCCGAACGGAACCGAGAGCGACGGCAACAGCTACCAGCCGTGCATCAGCGCCGATGGAAACTGGGTCGCCTTCGTGTCCGAGGCGTCCAGCCTGATCGCTGCGAACACGACCACTTATGCCAAGGTCATCCTATGGCGAAGGATCAACGGGCAGCTAACGCTCGCCAGTTGCGCGCCAGGAGGTTCTCAGGCTAACAAGGCCAGCTACCAGCCCTCGATCAGCGCCGACGGTCATTACGTCGCCTACATGTCTTACGCTTCCGATATCAAGCCGGGCGACACCAACGGCGTCGGCGACATCTACGTGTACGACCGGGTCGCATTAACGAATACCCGCGCTTCCGCCGGAGACTTCGGCGAAGCGGACAGCGAGTCGCTGTACCCTTCCATTAGCAGCGACGGCCGCTACGTCGCCTTCGAGAGTAACGCCAGCAACCTCGTCGCCAACGACCTCAACGGCTCCGACGATATCTTCGTGAGAGACATGGTCGCCAACACCACCGAGCGAGTCTCGGTGACGACGTCAGGACTCGAGCTCGACGGGTTCAGCTTCTGCCCCTCCATCTCCAACGACGGAAACGTCGTCACCTTCGCCACGTACGGACGTAATCCCGACCTCGGTCTGGGAGGATCGTCGGACCGACCGGGAAGTGCATTGCTCGTCCGCGACCGTCAAGCCGCCGTGACAACCGTTATTGCGCTTCCCCAGACGACGTCGGACTATATTGAGCCCACGATCTCTGGAAACGGTCGGTTCATTTCCTTCCTCCAATATAACTACACCACCGGAACCTTGGGTACGGGCTATATCTTTGATCGGACGTTGGGCAACCAAGTGAGCAACTTCCCGACGACCGCTTGGGACGTCTCGTTTAACACCGATGGCAGCCGAATCGTCTTTACCGACTTCACGAGAAATCTGGTCCCCGGGGACACCAACGGCAAAGACGATGTATTCACAACGGACGCTTTGGCCCAGCGGCCGGTGTCTATCGACTTCGTCAACGCCTCCGATGGACCGACCATCTTGGGAGGCGACTCGGCGACACTTCAGGTTACGCTGCGACAACCCGCCAAAGCCGGTGGTGAGAAAGTATTCCTCACGGGGGGCAATACGTTTGGCTCCTTTCCGGCCTCGGTAACGGTGCCGGCCGGCGCCATGACGGCGACCTTTGTGTTCACCGCCGCCCCTGACGCATATGGAGGGTTCGTACCGGTCACCTGTACGGCAGCCGGCAAATCCACCACCTTAACGATTGAAACCGTCGGATCGAAGATGACGCTCGACACGCCGACGGTTCCCTCCGGAACGGCTACGGTAACCGGCCGGATCCGATTGGCTCGAGCGCCGAACACCCAGCTCACCTACACCCTTTCCAAGCAGGGCGGCGGGCCCGTCGGCATTACGCTCCCGGCCTCGGTCTTGGTTTCTCCGGGAGAAACGGTGAAGACGTTCGACATCACGATTGGCGGCGGTTCCGGTCAATCGGGTTGGACCATCAAAGCCGTATGTTCCCAAAACTTCGGCGAGTCCATCATGTACGCGATCTTAACGATCACTCCGTAG
- a CDS encoding MlaD family protein, with protein MQSAAKVGLLLVVFVGLVIGGYSVLGKSLLAPKMDRYMADFEDAGGVTEGTPVLLAGVEVGSVAKIRLLNPKLARLSLDLKPGTQVPEGTEAVIPSSLIGLGTNPITLVPPEHLTGALARKDVPLPGHKGSPLDSVLPNSKDTVKELTRTMVAVRKLLEDQKLKGNIQALLVSSNKTIEHFGNLAHDVDLALLQNQANVTRAIAAATNAVQDVRRVTLKVAELMESGKLQKNADAIMTRVQTIEKHADALVVSLNNLVNDPKLRQPADRIAANVADITATGKGIAENTKAITENGVEISKNGIEISKNVATITDKAIVLTDRANEIAANAVDIEQQLKGVLDKVGGFFNRKSPGGGFKLGSQLDLMRESEPGRWRTDITFNLPIPDGTLYAGMYDAFERNKLIVQVGRPITPALGYRYGIFASKPGFGVDYSLSPSVSLRADAWDINSPRLDLRLRYDFRNGFSGWLGVDRVFRGNAPTIGIGIRR; from the coding sequence ATGCAGAGCGCCGCCAAGGTGGGTTTGCTCCTCGTGGTTTTTGTGGGGCTGGTCATCGGGGGGTACTCGGTGTTGGGCAAGAGCCTGCTCGCCCCCAAGATGGATCGGTACATGGCCGATTTCGAGGACGCAGGGGGAGTGACCGAAGGGACGCCGGTCTTGCTGGCCGGTGTTGAAGTAGGCTCCGTGGCCAAAATCCGGCTCTTGAACCCCAAGCTCGCCCGCCTGAGCCTCGACCTGAAGCCGGGCACCCAGGTACCGGAGGGCACGGAGGCCGTCATTCCCTCCTCACTGATCGGACTCGGCACGAACCCCATCACCCTGGTTCCACCCGAGCACCTAACGGGGGCTCTCGCTCGCAAAGACGTCCCGCTACCCGGGCACAAAGGATCGCCGCTCGACAGTGTCTTGCCGAACAGCAAGGACACCGTAAAGGAGCTGACCCGCACGATGGTGGCGGTACGGAAGCTGCTGGAGGATCAGAAGCTAAAGGGGAACATCCAAGCCCTATTGGTCTCCTCCAATAAAACCATCGAGCACTTCGGGAACCTGGCTCACGACGTCGATCTGGCGCTCCTTCAGAATCAGGCTAACGTAACCCGCGCCATCGCCGCCGCCACCAACGCGGTGCAAGACGTCCGCCGGGTAACGCTCAAGGTCGCCGAGCTCATGGAGAGCGGCAAGCTTCAAAAGAACGCCGATGCGATCATGACTCGCGTTCAAACGATCGAAAAGCACGCGGACGCCCTCGTGGTGAGTCTGAACAACCTGGTGAACGATCCGAAGCTTCGCCAGCCGGCGGACCGAATCGCCGCGAACGTCGCCGATATCACCGCGACCGGAAAGGGGATCGCAGAAAACACGAAGGCGATCACCGAGAATGGGGTGGAGATCAGTAAGAACGGCATCGAGATCAGCAAGAACGTCGCCACCATCACCGACAAGGCGATCGTCCTCACCGACCGGGCCAACGAGATCGCCGCGAACGCCGTCGACATCGAGCAGCAGCTTAAAGGGGTGCTGGACAAAGTCGGGGGATTCTTTAACCGGAAGAGTCCCGGAGGTGGATTCAAGCTCGGCAGCCAGCTCGACCTGATGCGCGAGAGCGAGCCGGGCCGGTGGCGCACCGACATCACTTTCAATCTCCCCATCCCCGACGGAACCCTCTACGCGGGGATGTACGACGCGTTCGAGCGAAACAAATTGATCGTCCAGGTGGGCCGGCCGATCACGCCCGCACTGGGCTATCGGTACGGTATCTTCGCGAGCAAGCCCGGGTTTGGGGTAGATTACAGCCTGTCGCCAAGCGTATCGCTTCGGGCCGACGCGTGGGATATTAACTCTCCCCGCCTCGATCTCCGATTGCGATACGACTTCCGCAACGGCTTTTCCGGCTGGCTCGGCGTTGATCGGGTCTTCCGAGGAAACGCGCCGACCATCGGAATTGGCATTCGAAGGTAA
- the rplI gene encoding 50S ribosomal protein L9 — translation MKVILNQTVPKVGKEGTVVNVADGFARNYLFPRGLAIVADKKQIQALGKRNERVAAKTAGEKAAAEGVREKLNGQTVRIPGQVGAGQGKLFGAITSQDVADAVKKQLGVDVEKKKIALIEPIKRLGNHPVEIDLHREVDAKITVEVYDPAAPVEKPAPAPASDEDDEE, via the coding sequence ATGAAAGTTATTCTCAATCAGACCGTGCCCAAAGTTGGCAAAGAAGGCACCGTCGTGAACGTCGCCGACGGATTTGCCCGCAACTACCTCTTCCCTCGCGGACTCGCGATCGTCGCCGACAAGAAGCAGATCCAGGCGCTTGGCAAGCGAAACGAGCGGGTCGCCGCCAAGACGGCGGGCGAAAAGGCCGCCGCAGAAGGGGTGCGAGAGAAGCTGAACGGCCAGACCGTTCGCATTCCGGGCCAAGTCGGCGCGGGGCAAGGCAAGCTGTTCGGCGCGATCACCTCGCAGGATGTCGCCGATGCGGTCAAGAAGCAGCTCGGCGTCGACGTCGAGAAGAAGAAGATCGCGCTCATCGAGCCGATCAAGCGACTCGGCAACCACCCAGTGGAGATCGACCTGCACCGCGAAGTGGATGCGAAGATCACCGTCGAAGTCTACGATCCGGCCGCGCCCGTCGAGAAGCCGGCCCCCGCCCCTGCCTCCGACGAAGACGACGAAGAGTAA
- a CDS encoding prepilin-type N-terminal cleavage/methylation domain-containing protein, with protein MKKAFTLIELLVVIAIIAILAAILFPVFAQAKLAAKKTQGLSQAKQIGTGLQIYLGDSDDMLPAYRFEEDLNSTIINPTYIKLKAANDPKANLIEANAQRCVFINQTLDPYIKNDGIWKAPTNSKAWVNVQETGTADAGFRSFGGQNSYAVNNYVFRSTTTKFPGVMLSATSIEQTANTLGLVDATYYNALPAMPNNTFCTLGGYSKSSSSSYMHYWKHLGNNELNFSALGSPDPLDPSNAQVLKNIDARYSGFVNMVRMDSSAKAVQAKSVVMNLRDKGRDSYWNPTKGDCE; from the coding sequence ATGAAGAAAGCATTTACGCTCATTGAGCTGCTCGTCGTCATCGCGATCATCGCGATCCTCGCCGCCATCCTATTCCCAGTTTTTGCCCAAGCCAAGCTCGCCGCGAAGAAGACCCAGGGTCTCTCCCAGGCCAAGCAGATCGGTACCGGTCTCCAGATTTACCTCGGCGACAGCGACGACATGCTTCCCGCCTACCGCTTCGAGGAAGATCTCAACAGCACGATCATCAACCCGACCTACATCAAGCTGAAGGCGGCCAACGACCCGAAGGCGAACCTGATCGAGGCGAACGCTCAGCGATGCGTCTTCATCAACCAGACCCTCGATCCGTACATCAAGAACGATGGAATCTGGAAGGCGCCCACCAACTCCAAGGCATGGGTCAACGTTCAGGAGACCGGAACGGCCGATGCCGGCTTCCGCAGCTTCGGCGGCCAGAACAGCTACGCGGTTAACAACTACGTCTTCCGCTCCACCACGACCAAGTTCCCGGGCGTAATGCTCTCGGCGACTTCGATCGAGCAGACCGCTAACACCCTCGGCCTGGTCGACGCCACCTACTACAATGCGCTCCCGGCCATGCCGAACAACACGTTCTGCACGCTCGGCGGCTACAGCAAGAGCAGCTCGAGCTCGTACATGCACTACTGGAAGCACCTCGGCAACAACGAGCTGAACTTCAGCGCGCTTGGCAGCCCGGATCCGCTCGACCCGAGCAACGCTCAGGTTCTCAAGAATATCGATGCTCGCTACAGCGGCTTCGTGAACATGGTCCGAATGGACTCCAGCGCCAAGGCCGTCCAGGCCAAGTCGGTGGTCATGAACCTTCGCGACAAGGGTCGAGATTCTTACTGGAACCCGACCAAGGGCGACTGCGAGTAA
- a CDS encoding DUF4838 domain-containing protein → MRSTVALVTLFVGIAVAPAQIAVVPSPEATLAENRAAGELAKYLGEMGVNIVPISKAATKIYIGQSRQAARLCPDIDWKRLGNEEVILRTVGDDLVVGGGRPRGSVYAVYRLLDRLGTRWWTPWATSVPKRRGLALPRLNIREKPAFEYREPFWFHVFDPDWAMRNAVNGQTENLDEAHGGGTYYEGFVHTYYPLVPPEKYFATHPEWYSLINGKRTTDNAQLCTTNLEMRRVLLEEVKRRLRANPKAAIVSVSQNDCFNPCQCDVCQALAKAEGSESAPVLALANFVADGIKDEFPKVAVDTLAYQYTRHAPKTLRPRPNVIVRLCSIECDFGVPLTHARNKDFANDVRDWSRLTQRLYVWDYVTNFAHYIQPLPNVGVLGPNLKFFSENGVKGVFEEGDYNSNGGDMAELKAWMMAQLMWSPKASPRKLRDEFLRGYYGKAATAIGKYVDLMDAAAATRPAHIYDGPNAPYLALPILQNAESLWTQAERAAGDAETLRRVKVGHLSIRYVWLRNWAALRREASNSGQPWPLPDSRKAVAEEWLSVAKSAGPRGWSPVSVVNEGSQSVEAFVKAMSVQPPP, encoded by the coding sequence GTGAGGTCCACCGTCGCACTCGTCACACTCTTCGTCGGCATCGCCGTTGCCCCGGCTCAGATCGCTGTGGTTCCGTCTCCGGAAGCGACCCTCGCGGAGAATCGAGCCGCCGGGGAGTTGGCCAAGTACTTGGGCGAGATGGGGGTCAACATCGTGCCCATTTCAAAGGCCGCGACCAAGATTTATATCGGGCAGAGTCGGCAGGCGGCGCGCCTATGCCCGGATATCGATTGGAAACGCCTTGGCAACGAGGAAGTCATCCTCCGCACGGTAGGCGACGATCTAGTAGTGGGCGGCGGGCGGCCGAGGGGCTCGGTGTACGCCGTATACCGGCTTCTCGACCGGCTCGGAACAAGGTGGTGGACTCCATGGGCGACGTCCGTTCCAAAGAGACGCGGATTAGCGCTCCCCCGGCTAAACATCCGAGAAAAGCCGGCCTTCGAATATCGGGAGCCGTTCTGGTTCCACGTATTCGATCCCGACTGGGCCATGCGCAACGCCGTCAACGGGCAAACGGAAAACCTGGACGAAGCCCACGGAGGCGGAACCTACTACGAAGGGTTCGTCCACACCTACTACCCGCTCGTCCCACCCGAGAAATACTTCGCCACCCACCCCGAGTGGTACAGCCTAATCAACGGAAAGCGGACCACCGATAACGCGCAGCTTTGCACCACGAACCTCGAAATGCGGCGAGTGTTGTTAGAAGAAGTAAAGCGTCGCCTACGGGCGAATCCGAAGGCGGCAATCGTGTCCGTCTCTCAGAACGACTGCTTCAACCCTTGCCAGTGCGACGTCTGCCAAGCGCTTGCGAAGGCGGAGGGGTCGGAGTCCGCCCCGGTGCTCGCCCTAGCTAACTTCGTGGCCGACGGAATCAAAGACGAATTCCCAAAGGTCGCCGTCGATACGCTCGCCTATCAATACACCCGGCACGCGCCCAAGACCCTTCGGCCGAGACCTAACGTCATCGTGCGGCTATGCAGCATCGAGTGCGACTTCGGAGTTCCGCTGACGCACGCCCGCAATAAAGACTTCGCCAACGACGTGCGCGACTGGAGCCGTCTGACCCAGCGCCTTTACGTTTGGGACTACGTCACTAATTTCGCCCACTACATCCAGCCGCTGCCGAATGTCGGCGTGCTCGGTCCGAACCTCAAGTTTTTCTCGGAAAACGGCGTGAAGGGCGTGTTCGAAGAGGGCGACTACAACTCCAACGGCGGCGACATGGCCGAATTGAAGGCGTGGATGATGGCCCAGCTCATGTGGAGTCCCAAGGCGAGCCCTCGTAAGCTACGAGACGAATTCCTCCGCGGCTACTACGGTAAAGCGGCGACCGCAATCGGAAAATACGTCGACCTGATGGATGCGGCCGCGGCAACCCGGCCGGCCCACATCTACGACGGCCCTAATGCGCCTTACCTCGCCTTACCGATCCTACAAAACGCGGAGTCGCTGTGGACGCAAGCGGAGAGAGCTGCCGGAGACGCCGAAACTCTACGGCGAGTGAAGGTTGGGCATCTCTCCATCCGATACGTCTGGCTCCGCAACTGGGCCGCCCTTCGCCGAGAGGCCAGCAATTCCGGGCAGCCATGGCCACTGCCCGATTCGAGAAAAGCAGTCGCTGAGGAGTGGCTGTCCGTCGCCAAATCGGCCGGACCACGCGGTTGGTCGCCGGTTTCCGTTGTAAACGAAGGGAGCCAAAGCGTCGAAGCCTTCGTGAAGGCGATGAGCGTCCAGCCGCCGCCCTAG
- a CDS encoding M15 family metallopeptidase — protein MAGRKISPAEPVTELRRIPIRENGEPLVDFLELCPELRLDRPRFTYRRETVMRKEVAERLCRANEALMRNGLRIQVIEGWRAPLIQRRMYGAVWKQFKDLYPDRTDASLTRIVNRYSAPMNLRVPPPHTTGGAMDVTLTDLKGRPLDVHSPFDWLDPRGFAFDAEGISDRARKNRDLLREAMTGAGLTNYPSEYWHWSYGDQGWAYRGGHPFALYGAIEPPGWTPDPKDVTDEPLEFVSDL, from the coding sequence ATGGCCGGACGCAAGATTTCCCCCGCCGAGCCGGTCACCGAATTGCGACGGATCCCGATTCGGGAGAACGGGGAGCCGCTCGTCGATTTCCTCGAGCTTTGCCCGGAGCTTCGCCTCGACCGCCCGCGCTTTACCTACCGCCGCGAGACCGTGATGAGAAAAGAAGTGGCGGAGCGGCTTTGCCGCGCGAACGAAGCCCTCATGCGGAACGGCCTCCGAATCCAGGTGATCGAGGGATGGCGGGCGCCGTTGATCCAGCGCCGTATGTATGGCGCCGTTTGGAAGCAATTCAAAGACCTGTATCCCGACCGGACCGACGCCAGCCTCACCCGCATCGTCAACCGGTACTCGGCCCCAATGAATCTACGCGTACCGCCTCCCCATACCACCGGAGGCGCGATGGACGTTACTCTGACCGATCTAAAGGGACGTCCTCTCGACGTTCACTCGCCATTCGATTGGCTGGATCCTCGCGGATTCGCCTTCGACGCCGAGGGCATCTCCGATCGCGCGCGGAAAAACCGCGACCTACTGAGAGAAGCGATGACCGGCGCCGGACTCACGAATTACCCCAGCGAGTATTGGCACTGGAGTTATGGCGACCAGGGTTGGGCGTACCGCGGCGGCCATCCGTTCGCGTTGTACGGCGCGATTGAGCCGCCCGGCTGGACGCCCGACCCAAAGGACGTCACCGACGAGCCTTTAGAGTTCGTTTCGGATCTCTAG
- a CDS encoding glycosyltransferase family 4 protein has translation MARRSYEIAHVLMTGEPVGGVWGFSLDLARGLAVHGVRTTLATMGHSPTTSQVEEAQGVPGLELHHTESRPDTEAAAQWLLALADRVRPDVVHLNGFAHTSLPWNVPSLVVAHGDAVSRRLAVRPGLAITPDLHEYKQQVQRGLSSASMVVSSTLAGLADLQRNYEVAPPSRAIPIGKSRSEPLGARKRPLVLSAARCWDESKNLNVLQQAARQVEWAVYVAGDLPQDRQPRMQEVNFLGRLCPGALSAWFSRASLYALPAKYDPDGLSALEAALAGCALVLADIPSLRELWNGVAIFAPADDSAAFAAAIQQFSEDPIRRFDFAGRALERAQRYSVPAMACDYLFAYQDLKQAVGLDLASAAHPGVSLL, from the coding sequence ATGGCTAGACGGTCTTATGAGATCGCGCACGTGTTGATGACGGGAGAACCTGTCGGCGGTGTCTGGGGGTTTTCGCTCGATCTGGCTCGCGGATTGGCCGTTCACGGAGTCCGCACCACTCTGGCGACGATGGGCCATTCCCCTACCACGAGCCAGGTCGAGGAAGCCCAGGGCGTACCGGGGCTGGAGTTGCACCATACCGAGTCGAGGCCCGACACAGAAGCGGCGGCCCAATGGTTGCTAGCCCTTGCCGATCGGGTTCGCCCGGACGTCGTTCACCTCAACGGCTTCGCACACACTTCGTTGCCCTGGAACGTACCAAGTTTGGTCGTGGCGCACGGAGACGCCGTTTCGAGGCGGCTTGCGGTGCGACCCGGCCTCGCCATCACGCCCGATCTCCACGAATACAAGCAACAGGTTCAGCGCGGCTTGTCATCGGCCAGTATGGTCGTTTCTTCCACCCTCGCCGGATTGGCCGATCTGCAACGGAACTATGAGGTGGCGCCCCCCTCGCGAGCCATCCCGATCGGCAAATCTCGCTCGGAGCCGCTCGGTGCCAGAAAGCGGCCGCTGGTTCTCTCCGCCGCTCGCTGTTGGGACGAATCGAAAAATCTGAACGTTCTTCAGCAGGCGGCCCGACAGGTGGAATGGGCGGTTTACGTCGCGGGCGACCTGCCGCAGGATCGACAGCCGAGAATGCAGGAAGTTAACTTTCTGGGTCGGCTCTGTCCCGGCGCATTAAGCGCCTGGTTTTCGCGGGCGTCCCTCTATGCCTTACCGGCCAAGTACGACCCGGACGGCTTGTCGGCCTTAGAGGCCGCGCTGGCAGGATGCGCGCTGGTACTCGCCGACATCCCCTCGTTACGCGAATTGTGGAATGGCGTTGCCATCTTTGCCCCCGCTGACGACTCCGCGGCTTTCGCCGCGGCGATCCAACAATTCTCGGAAGACCCCATTCGGCGATTCGACTTTGCCGGTCGAGCGCTGGAGCGAGCGCAGCGATATAGCGTCCCTGCCATGGCATGCGATTACCTATTCGCTTACCAAGACCTAAAACAGGCCGTCGGCCTAGACCTCGCCTCCGCCGCCCACCCGGGAGTCTCCCTCCTCTAA
- the trxA gene encoding thioredoxin codes for MSSVIEVKQSEFDQKALQAEGLVLVDFSAPWCGPCRRMEPELEAAAQEFAGKATFLKVNVDESPDVAMRYGVQGIPNLTFLKDGKVVDTVIGAMPKAAIVSRLKKNL; via the coding sequence ATGAGTTCAGTGATCGAAGTTAAGCAATCGGAGTTCGACCAGAAGGCCCTGCAAGCCGAGGGTTTGGTGCTAGTGGATTTCTCCGCCCCCTGGTGCGGCCCTTGCCGCCGGATGGAGCCGGAACTCGAGGCGGCCGCGCAAGAGTTCGCCGGTAAGGCGACGTTCCTTAAGGTCAACGTCGACGAATCTCCCGACGTTGCCATGCGCTACGGCGTCCAAGGAATTCCCAACCTGACGTTCCTCAAAGACGGCAAAGTCGTAGACACGGTCATCGGCGCCATGCCCAAGGCGGCGATCGTCTCGCGACTCAAAAAGAACCTCTGA
- a CDS encoding ArsR/SmtB family transcription factor, with translation MTVENRARIFAALADPTRLKLVEMLAQEEELCGIHIAQRAGISMALLSHHWKVLADAGLVVRERRGQRQYCRVDRDILAEAFEHVWPQRRIRSSLFGQVR, from the coding sequence ATGACGGTTGAGAATCGAGCCCGGATCTTCGCAGCCCTCGCGGACCCAACGAGGTTGAAGCTGGTCGAGATGCTCGCCCAAGAAGAGGAGCTATGCGGAATCCACATCGCTCAGCGGGCGGGAATCAGCATGGCTCTGCTCAGCCACCACTGGAAAGTGCTTGCCGATGCCGGCCTCGTGGTGCGGGAGCGACGTGGCCAACGCCAGTACTGCCGAGTCGACCGGGACATCCTCGCGGAAGCGTTCGAGCACGTGTGGCCCCAGCGCCGCATCCGGTCATCGCTGTTCGGCCAGGTCCGATAA
- the sufC gene encoding Fe-S cluster assembly ATPase SufC translates to MLEIKDLHARIEDKEILRGIDLTVNAGEVHAIMGPNGSGKSTLASIVAGKKEYEVTKGSIELDGKDLLDMDPEERAAEGVFLAFQYPVEIPGVSNTYFLRAALNAIRKHNGQPELSMSEFMKHIRAKAQLMELDSTMLSRAVNEGFSGGEKKRNEIFQMAVLEPKLCVLDETDSGLDIDALKIVANGVNALRGPERSVVVVTHYQRLLNYIVPDFVHVLMGGRIVKSGGRELALELEEKGYGFIEEEVAARA, encoded by the coding sequence ATGCTAGAGATTAAAGACCTGCATGCCCGAATCGAGGATAAAGAGATCCTTCGTGGCATCGATTTAACTGTTAATGCGGGCGAAGTGCACGCAATCATGGGCCCGAACGGGTCCGGCAAGAGCACCTTGGCCAGCATCGTCGCAGGCAAAAAAGAATACGAGGTCACCAAGGGATCGATCGAGCTCGACGGCAAAGACCTCCTCGACATGGACCCCGAAGAGCGGGCGGCCGAAGGGGTTTTCCTCGCCTTCCAGTATCCGGTCGAGATTCCGGGCGTCTCCAATACCTATTTCCTCCGCGCCGCGCTCAATGCGATCCGGAAGCACAATGGGCAGCCTGAGCTCTCTATGAGCGAGTTCATGAAGCACATCCGCGCGAAAGCGCAGTTGATGGAGCTCGACTCGACAATGCTGTCTCGCGCGGTCAACGAAGGATTTTCCGGCGGGGAAAAGAAGCGAAACGAAATCTTTCAAATGGCCGTTTTAGAGCCGAAGCTCTGCGTGCTCGACGAGACCGATTCCGGCCTCGACATCGACGCCCTGAAAATCGTGGCAAACGGCGTTAACGCCTTGCGCGGTCCAGAGCGAAGCGTCGTCGTGGTCACCCACTACCAGCGCCTTCTCAACTACATCGTTCCGGATTTCGTCCACGTTCTGATGGGCGGACGGATCGTCAAATCGGGCGGGCGAGAGCTAGCGTTGGAGCTGGAGGAGAAGGGGTACGGCTTTATCGAGGAGGAGGTAGCGGCCCGGGCGTGA